In the Zestosphaera sp. genome, one interval contains:
- a CDS encoding xanthine dehydrogenase family protein subunit M — translation MFYKIPEIEYVRVSELDEALRLLSRKEDVKVLAGGTDLVVDLKIGRYKPKTIVDISGIKSLRYIVDEGDKVRIGALTRMQDIVESPVIREKLPVLAEAASMLGSWQIRNMATVGGNLCNASPAADSAPPLLVHEAKIKLTSIEGTREIPITEFFTGPRKTVMYKTELLHEIVVPYDADFARSYSYVKVGRRNSFTLSVVAIAAVLKIRNKRIEDVRIALNAVAPTPVRARSVESFLKGKEVRSDVIEEASELVLNDISPISDVRASAEYRKHISRVLVKDALLKALERAGLEGVSK, via the coding sequence GTGTTCTACAAGATACCTGAGATAGAGTATGTGCGTGTTTCAGAACTTGATGAAGCTTTAAGACTCTTGAGCAGGAAGGAAGACGTTAAAGTATTAGCAGGAGGGACGGACTTAGTAGTGGACTTGAAGATTGGTAGGTATAAGCCAAAAACAATAGTAGATATCTCAGGAATTAAGAGCCTGAGATACATAGTTGACGAAGGCGATAAGGTCAGGATAGGCGCACTAACCAGAATGCAGGATATTGTTGAGTCTCCAGTCATTAGAGAGAAGCTGCCGGTTCTTGCTGAAGCGGCCTCGATGCTGGGTTCCTGGCAGATTAGGAATATGGCTACTGTTGGTGGTAATTTGTGTAATGCTTCTCCTGCTGCTGACTCAGCACCACCACTCCTAGTACACGAAGCAAAAATAAAACTAACAAGCATAGAAGGAACAAGAGAAATACCAATAACAGAATTCTTCACAGGACCTAGGAAGACCGTAATGTACAAGACTGAGCTACTTCATGAGATAGTAGTGCCTTACGATGCTGACTTCGCTAGGTCTTATTCTTACGTTAAGGTAGGTAGGAGGAATTCCTTCACACTTTCTGTAGTAGCTATAGCTGCAGTCCTTAAAATAAGGAATAAGAGAATTGAAGATGTGAGGATAGCTTTAAACGCTGTTGCTCCGACACCGGTTAGAGCTAGGAGTGTTGAGTCCTTCCTAAAAGGAAAGGAGGTGAGAAGTGACGTCATTGAGGAGGCGTCAGAGCTTGTGTTGAACGACATCTCGCCGATAAGTGATGTTAGAGCTTCAGCAGAATACAGAAAACACATTTCTAGAGTTTTAGTTAAAGACGCTCTACTGAAGGCTCTAGAAAGAGCTGGTTTAGAGGGGGTGAGTAAATAA